In the Sandaracinus amylolyticus genome, TCGCCTTCGATCGTGATCGCGCTCTCTCCGATCCACGCGGCGAGCCGCGCCTCGGCGCGCGCACGCGAGGTCTCGGTCTCGGCGCGCATCCGCCGCACCCGCGCGCGCTCCGCCTCGACGCGCGCGAGCTCCGCGAGCGGATCGTCGCTCGTCGACATCCTCGCGCGCAGCGCCTCGATCATGCGCGCGAGCACCTCCTCGGCCGCTGCGAGACGCGCGTCGATCACGCGCGCCTCCGCCCAGTCGGTGCACGCGTGTGCGGCCTCGGCGCGGAGCTCGCGACGTCGCTCCGACCACTCGCCGAGCGCCTCGCGCGCTTCTTCCGCGGCGGCGCGCGCGCGACCGTCGAGCGCGCCTGCGGGCGGCAGCGCCTGCGAGAGCCCGGCCATGTACATGCCCTCGCGATCGGCGCGCTCGGGATCGCCGATCGGGAAGTCCCACACCTCCAGCATCAGCTCGGGCGCCGGCAACGCGCCCTCGGCGCGCGCCTCCGCGATCGACGCCCGCGTGCGCGCCCGCAGCGCCGCGAGCGAGGGATGCGACGCGACCACGCGCGCCACGATCTCCTCGCAGGAGCCCGCGCTCGCGGTCTCCGCAGTCTCCTCTTCGTGCGCCTGGGTCGCGAGCTCTCGCTCGACCTCGTCGAGCGCGCGCCACGTCGTCTGCGAGACACAACCCGCGGCCATCACGGCCGCGCCACAACACCACCAAGCCTTCAACGCACTTCCTCCGCGACGGAGCCATCCCGCGGCGCGCACGAGCGCACCGGACCGAGAAACCCGCGCGGTGGATCAGAGGAGGAAGACGGAGATCGAGGCGTGCCGTCGTATCGAGGGCCCGGCGCGCGCCTCCACGTCGAGCTCGCGCGCCGCGCTCTCCTCGACGCGCTCGCCGCCGAGCCACGCCCAGAGCGGGAGCACGCCGATCAGCGGTGCCGCGATCATCCGGGGCGTCGCGTCATGCGCGTCGACGCGGGGCACGCTCGGCATGCTCCGCTCGTCGCAGCAATCCCGCGAGACCGAGTCGTGGGTGCGCGGCGCCGAGGGGCAGCAGCAGTGCAGCTGCGCCTGGCTCATCGGCGCGCACCACACGAAGCTCCATCCCGCGGTGCCCGCCGCGGTCGCGAGCACCATCGCGAGCACGCCCGCGATCGCGCGCATGCTCACGCGGCGGACGGGCGAACGGCGACGGAGCCAGCGAGGGCGCACGGACACGACAGTTGCCCGCCAGCTCTCGACCGTCAAGCGTCGAGCCAGTGCAGGCTCACGCGCACCTCGGAGTCGGTCCACACCGGTCCCGCGCCGAGCCCCGCGGCGCGCGCCATCGCCCGGAAGTCCTCGATGCCGTGCTTGTAGCAGTGCTCGGTCACGATCACCTCGTCCTCCGCGAACGCGAAGCG is a window encoding:
- a CDS encoding TolC family protein, whose product is MKAWWCCGAAVMAAGCVSQTTWRALDEVERELATQAHEEETAETASAGSCEEIVARVVASHPSLAALRARTRASIAEARAEGALPAPELMLEVWDFPIGDPERADREGMYMAGLSQALPPAGALDGRARAAAEEAREALGEWSERRRELRAEAAHACTDWAEARVIDARLAAAEEVLARMIEALRARMSTSDDPLAELARVEAERARVRRMRAETETSRARAEARLAAWIGESAITIEGEPTLRASESTPDRDALFERAMRARGVIESARASARAAAARADAASAEANVPMFRVSATYMQMPQARAGLGASFSMTLPWLWSGEGAAHEAARARAEAALEVVAATERALRGEIAAAIASLETARRALAAIEGEERPAVERALGAIAATYASGPGDLLAWIDAVRALRELEVEDARLRAAAAHAWIDLESAVGGPIEAEVAR